A section of the Mycobacterium sp. 3519A genome encodes:
- a CDS encoding ATP-binding cassette domain-containing protein has protein sequence MSEPILELRGVNKSFGVVHVLHDVDFQVYPGEVTALVGDNGAGKSTLVKAIAGIYPLDTGTYVFEGNPVTVHGPNDVSALGIEVVYQDLALCDNLDIVSNMFLGRELKQRGVLDESRMESLAREALSSLSVRTVKSVRQPVSSLSGGQRQTVAIAKSVLWNAKVVLLDEPTAALGVAQTRQVLDLVRRLADQGVGVVFISHNLNDVFEVADRICALYLGRVAAEVKAAEVSHSQVVELITAGRSGDLGLAQAEAAQSM, from the coding sequence GTGTCCGAGCCGATCCTCGAACTACGCGGCGTCAACAAGAGTTTCGGCGTCGTGCATGTGCTGCACGACGTGGACTTCCAGGTGTATCCGGGTGAGGTCACCGCGCTGGTCGGCGACAACGGTGCGGGCAAGTCGACTCTGGTCAAGGCGATCGCGGGAATCTACCCCCTCGACACCGGGACCTACGTGTTCGAAGGCAACCCGGTCACGGTGCACGGACCCAACGACGTGTCGGCGCTCGGCATCGAGGTGGTGTACCAGGACCTGGCGTTGTGCGACAACCTCGACATCGTCTCCAACATGTTCCTGGGGCGCGAACTCAAACAACGGGGAGTGCTCGACGAGTCCAGGATGGAATCGCTGGCCCGCGAAGCACTTTCGTCGCTGTCGGTACGGACGGTGAAGTCCGTGCGCCAGCCGGTGTCCAGTTTGTCCGGCGGTCAGCGGCAGACGGTGGCGATCGCCAAATCGGTGCTGTGGAATGCCAAGGTCGTACTGCTCGACGAGCCCACCGCGGCGCTCGGCGTGGCGCAGACCCGGCAGGTGCTCGATCTGGTCCGCCGGCTCGCCGACCAGGGCGTCGGCGTGGTCTTCATCTCGCACAACCTGAACGACGTGTTCGAAGTGGCCGACCGGATATGCGCGCTCTACCTCGGCCGGGTGGCCGCTGAAGTGAAAGCCGCCGAGGTCAGCCACAGCCAGGTGGTGGAACTGATCACCGCAGGCCGCTCCGGTGACCTCGGCCTGGCGCAGGCCGAGGCCGCACAGTCGATGTGA
- a CDS encoding sugar ABC transporter substrate-binding protein, translating to MKRVSGLMLAVVVGAGLMLTACGDNGGGGGAGGGAKAQKIGVILPDTKSSVRWESKDRPELEAAFKKAGVAYTIQNAEGSADNMATIADGMIADGVTVLAIVNLDSDSGASIQQKAASQGVKTIDYDRLTLGGSADAYVSFDNTKVGELQGQGLVDCLAGKQSNVVFLNGSPTDNNATLFTGGAHSVIDKVPTVRIVGEQAVPDWDNDKAVTIFEQMYTAADGKVDGVYAANDGLAGSVISILQKNGRAGQVPVTGQDATVEGLQNILAGNQCMTVYKSAKEEAAALAAAAIALSKGEQPKTNSTSRDDKGNRDVPSVLLTPKSITKDTVDVVFNDGGQTKEDVCTGQFAAACSAAGL from the coding sequence ATGAAACGAGTCAGCGGCCTGATGCTCGCCGTCGTCGTCGGAGCGGGCCTGATGCTCACCGCGTGCGGCGACAACGGCGGCGGTGGCGGTGCCGGCGGCGGTGCCAAGGCGCAGAAGATCGGCGTGATCCTGCCCGACACCAAGTCCTCCGTCCGCTGGGAGTCCAAGGACCGCCCCGAACTCGAGGCCGCGTTCAAGAAGGCAGGCGTGGCCTACACCATCCAGAACGCCGAGGGTTCCGCCGACAACATGGCGACCATCGCCGACGGCATGATCGCCGACGGCGTGACGGTGCTGGCGATCGTCAATCTCGACTCCGACAGCGGGGCATCCATTCAGCAGAAGGCGGCCAGCCAAGGCGTCAAGACCATCGACTACGACCGGCTGACGCTGGGTGGATCAGCCGATGCGTACGTCTCCTTCGACAACACCAAGGTCGGTGAACTGCAGGGCCAGGGACTGGTCGACTGCCTCGCGGGCAAACAGTCAAATGTGGTGTTCCTCAACGGCTCTCCCACCGACAACAACGCCACCCTGTTCACCGGCGGTGCGCACAGCGTCATCGACAAGGTGCCGACCGTGCGGATCGTGGGCGAGCAGGCGGTGCCCGACTGGGACAACGACAAGGCGGTCACGATCTTCGAGCAGATGTACACCGCCGCGGACGGCAAGGTGGACGGCGTCTATGCCGCCAACGACGGGCTGGCCGGATCGGTGATCTCGATCCTGCAGAAGAACGGGCGGGCCGGACAGGTGCCCGTCACCGGTCAGGACGCCACGGTCGAGGGACTGCAGAACATCCTCGCAGGCAACCAGTGCATGACCGTCTACAAGTCGGCCAAGGAGGAAGCGGCCGCACTGGCCGCCGCGGCCATCGCCCTGTCCAAGGGGGAACAGCCCAAGACCAACAGCACATCTCGTGACGACAAGGGCAACCGCGATGTGCCGTCGGTGCTGTTGACGCCGAAGTCGATCACCAAGGACACCGTCGACGTGGTCTTCAACGACGGGGGCCAAACCAAGGAAGACGTCTGCACCGGCCAGTTCGCGGCCGCGTGCAGTGCCGCGGGACTGTAG
- the xylA gene encoding xylose isomerase — translation MSVLDSTVAASGDLAPKPSDKFSFGLWTIGWTANDPFGVATRPALDPVEAVERLAQLGAYGLTFHDDDLFPFGSSDGERRRAIDRLTSALRANGLAVPMVTTNLFTHPVFKDGAFTSNDRGVRRFALRKTLRNIDLAAELGAETFVMWGGREGSEYDSAKDVRAALERYSEALNLLCEYVLDQKYPLRFAIEPKPNEPRGDILLPTAGHALAFIDTLAHPEMVGVNPETGHEQMSGLNFMHGISQALYCGKLFHIDLNGQRGIKFDQDLVFGHGDLVNAFSLVDLLENGGVDGGPSYTGPRHFDYKPSRTEDVTGVWDSAAANMRMYLLLKQRAAAFRADPEVGEALRAARVDELRTPTLAAGETYRELLADRSAYEQFDAESYFGAKGFGFVQLHQLAVEHLMGAR, via the coding sequence ATGTCCGTCCTTGACTCGACCGTCGCTGCCAGCGGGGACCTCGCCCCGAAGCCGTCCGACAAGTTCTCGTTCGGCCTGTGGACCATCGGCTGGACCGCCAACGACCCGTTCGGGGTGGCCACCCGGCCCGCCCTGGATCCCGTCGAGGCGGTGGAGCGACTCGCCCAACTCGGCGCGTACGGGCTGACCTTCCATGACGACGATCTGTTCCCGTTCGGCAGCAGCGACGGAGAACGCCGCCGCGCCATCGACCGGTTGACGTCGGCCCTGCGCGCCAACGGGTTGGCCGTACCCATGGTGACCACCAATCTGTTCACCCATCCGGTGTTCAAGGACGGCGCCTTCACAAGCAATGACCGAGGCGTTCGCCGGTTCGCGTTGCGCAAGACGCTGCGCAACATCGACCTAGCCGCTGAACTCGGCGCGGAAACCTTCGTCATGTGGGGTGGTCGCGAGGGCAGCGAGTACGACAGCGCCAAGGACGTCCGGGCGGCCCTGGAACGCTACTCCGAAGCGCTGAACCTGTTGTGCGAGTACGTGCTCGACCAGAAGTACCCGCTGCGGTTCGCGATCGAGCCGAAACCCAACGAACCCCGTGGCGACATCCTGCTGCCCACCGCCGGGCACGCGCTGGCCTTCATCGACACGCTCGCCCACCCCGAGATGGTTGGCGTCAACCCCGAGACCGGACACGAGCAGATGTCCGGACTCAACTTCATGCACGGCATCAGCCAGGCGCTGTACTGCGGCAAGCTGTTCCACATCGACCTCAATGGCCAGCGCGGAATCAAGTTCGACCAGGATCTGGTGTTCGGTCACGGCGATCTGGTCAACGCTTTCTCGCTCGTCGACCTGTTGGAGAACGGCGGTGTCGACGGCGGGCCGAGCTACACCGGCCCGAGGCATTTCGACTACAAGCCCAGCCGCACCGAAGACGTCACCGGGGTGTGGGATTCGGCCGCCGCGAACATGCGGATGTATCTGTTGCTCAAGCAGCGGGCCGCTGCGTTCCGTGCCGACCCGGAGGTCGGCGAGGCACTCCGGGCGGCCCGTGTCGATGAATTGCGCACTCCGACACTGGCCGCGGGCGAAACGTATCGCGAACTGCTCGCCGACAGGTCGGCCTACGAACAGTTCGACGCCGAGTCCTACTTCGGCGCCAAGGGTTTCGGCTTCGTCCAGCTGCACCAACTGGCCGTCGAGCACCTGATGGGCGCGCGCTGA
- a CDS encoding ROK family transcriptional regulator translates to MIGTNTDDVRRRNLSAVLTLVHRSRALTRSELTRRTGLARSTVKDLVEELVAGGLVEETQAAPASQVGRPSPIVRPQTDTLAIAVNPESDAVTIGLVALGGTVLSVDRYPTDGIPSARDTVAITAKAVDRIRRKLDEKRRVTAVGVAVPGLVHAPDSVVRLAPNLDWHDVALGQMLCAAVELPVFAANDANLGAIAEHIFGGHPDAHHMIYVNGGASGIGAGFVVAGELLEGAAGYAGELGHTYVGGAAPCHCGRIGCLETEVSQTTAKTVAHQAQYLGIALGNAINLLNPNLVVLGGFLRVFPEQAAAALDTAVSRHSMRVPHEQVRIVAASLGTQTLMIGAAEAAFAPLLADPAAHYHQ, encoded by the coding sequence ATGATCGGCACCAATACCGATGACGTCCGGCGCCGCAACCTGTCTGCCGTGCTGACCCTGGTCCATCGCAGCCGCGCGCTGACGCGGTCAGAGCTGACGCGCAGGACAGGGTTGGCCCGTTCGACAGTGAAGGACCTGGTGGAGGAACTGGTCGCAGGCGGCCTTGTCGAGGAGACTCAGGCCGCTCCTGCCAGCCAAGTCGGCAGACCCAGCCCGATCGTGCGACCGCAGACCGACACGCTGGCAATCGCGGTCAACCCCGAATCCGACGCTGTGACAATAGGTTTGGTTGCGTTGGGCGGCACTGTGCTCAGCGTCGACAGGTATCCGACCGACGGTATCCCCAGCGCCCGCGATACCGTGGCCATCACGGCGAAAGCCGTCGACCGGATCCGACGCAAGCTGGACGAGAAGCGACGTGTGACGGCGGTCGGGGTTGCCGTCCCCGGCCTCGTCCACGCCCCCGACTCCGTGGTGAGGCTGGCGCCGAACCTCGACTGGCACGACGTCGCGTTGGGCCAAATGCTTTGCGCAGCAGTGGAACTGCCGGTGTTCGCGGCCAACGACGCCAACCTCGGGGCCATCGCCGAACACATCTTCGGTGGACACCCCGACGCGCATCACATGATCTACGTCAACGGGGGCGCCAGCGGAATCGGCGCCGGGTTCGTGGTGGCCGGTGAACTTCTGGAGGGCGCTGCGGGGTATGCAGGCGAACTCGGCCACACCTACGTCGGCGGCGCGGCACCGTGTCATTGCGGACGCATCGGCTGCCTCGAAACCGAGGTGAGCCAGACAACCGCGAAAACCGTTGCCCACCAAGCGCAGTACCTCGGCATCGCGCTCGGTAACGCCATCAACCTGCTCAACCCGAATCTCGTCGTCCTCGGCGGGTTCCTTCGGGTGTTCCCGGAACAGGCCGCCGCGGCACTCGACACCGCGGTATCCCGCCACTCGATGCGGGTGCCGCACGAGCAGGTGCGCATCGTGGCCGCCAGCCTGGGCACGCAGACCCTGATGATCGGTGCCGCCGAGGCGGCGTTCGCGCCACTGCTGGCCGACCCCGCCGCGCACTACCATCAGTAG
- a CDS encoding acyl-CoA dehydrogenase family protein, with protein MAWDFSTEPEFQKKLDWVEEFCSEEVEPLEYVFPYAVRSPDPHVKAYVRGLQQQIKDQGLWALFLDKDLGGPGFGQLKLALLNEVIGRYPGAPQMFGAAAPDTGNMEMLAAFGTDEQKKRWLEPLLNQDIFSAYSMTEPQGGSDPNLFKTHAVRDGDEWVINGEKWFTSAGRVADILFVMCTNGMFVVPRQTPGVEIQPEPRNHNHIIYRDVRVPLDHLLGPEDGAKTLAQRRLGGGRIHHAMRTIAQCKLAFDMMCERALSRESHGKIIGEHQMVQEKIADSYAAIRMLRLLVLETAWKIDNSSTKDARTDIATVKFTMAKVLRDVSFNALHILGSLGTTDLTPLQAMYASAPTMGLADGADEVHKATVARRVLREYQPQVHPYWPSEYIPAKREAAWAKFEQKFEEDPQLRASAEAYKKYFAKRR; from the coding sequence ATGGCGTGGGATTTCTCGACCGAACCGGAATTTCAGAAGAAGCTCGACTGGGTCGAGGAGTTCTGCTCAGAAGAGGTCGAGCCGCTCGAGTACGTGTTCCCGTACGCCGTCCGCTCGCCGGATCCCCACGTCAAGGCCTATGTCCGCGGCCTGCAACAGCAGATCAAGGACCAGGGGCTGTGGGCGTTGTTCCTCGACAAGGACCTGGGCGGGCCCGGCTTCGGGCAGCTCAAACTGGCGCTGTTGAACGAGGTGATCGGGCGCTACCCTGGCGCGCCGCAGATGTTCGGCGCGGCCGCCCCCGACACCGGCAACATGGAGATGTTGGCCGCGTTCGGCACCGACGAGCAGAAGAAGCGCTGGCTGGAGCCGCTGCTCAATCAGGACATCTTCTCGGCGTACTCGATGACCGAACCGCAGGGCGGGTCCGACCCCAACCTGTTCAAGACCCACGCCGTACGCGACGGCGACGAGTGGGTGATCAACGGCGAGAAGTGGTTCACCTCAGCGGGTCGGGTCGCCGATATCCTGTTCGTGATGTGCACCAACGGCATGTTCGTGGTGCCGCGCCAGACCCCTGGGGTGGAGATCCAGCCGGAGCCCCGCAACCACAATCACATCATCTACCGCGATGTCAGGGTGCCGCTCGATCACCTCCTCGGTCCGGAGGACGGTGCGAAGACGTTGGCGCAGCGCCGACTCGGTGGCGGCCGCATCCATCACGCGATGCGCACCATCGCGCAGTGCAAGCTGGCGTTCGACATGATGTGCGAACGGGCGCTGTCCCGCGAATCGCACGGCAAGATCATCGGCGAGCATCAGATGGTGCAGGAGAAGATCGCCGACTCCTACGCCGCGATCCGGATGCTGCGCCTGCTGGTGCTCGAAACTGCTTGGAAGATCGACAATTCCAGTACGAAGGATGCCCGCACCGACATCGCGACCGTCAAGTTCACGATGGCCAAGGTGTTGCGGGACGTGTCGTTCAACGCGCTGCACATCCTCGGTTCGCTTGGCACCACCGACCTCACCCCGCTGCAGGCCATGTACGCCAGCGCGCCGACGATGGGTCTGGCCGACGGCGCCGACGAGGTGCACAAGGCCACCGTCGCGCGTCGGGTGTTGCGGGAATACCAACCGCAGGTGCATCCGTACTGGCCGTCGGAGTACATTCCCGCCAAACGTGAAGCGGCGTGGGCGAAGTTCGAGCAGAAGTTCGAGGAAGACCCGCAACTGCGCGCCTCGGCCGAGGCGTACAAAAAGTACTTCGCCAAGCGGCGCTAG
- a CDS encoding acetate--CoA ligase family protein has protein sequence MTGQRRAAVAAMLGARSIAVVGASARQGSFGARMVAEAQRGSARVHLVNPRYDAIGELPCVASLAELDEPVDVVLLGVPDSALVEQLEIAAATGARSAVLFGSAHGLREKVAAIASAAGMALCGAGCMGFVNNANGVRALGYLEPDPPPAGGIAMVTHSGSAFSTLLRTRRGFGFRLAVSSGQELVTDTADYVDYALDDPETKLVALLMETPRSVARLRRALLRAAEQEVPVVMLTVGGSPRGRAMVAAHSGALAGEHAAWQAFCAATGAVHVGDMAEFTDTLELFSAGRRAHGGGIATVHDSGAERALVADLADELGVPFADLADDTVATLGAMLDDGLAATNPLDVWGTGADTRNLFGSCLRAMAADPGVGATALAVDLVTEYDGDTSYADAVLDVAKATDEPLAVLASVSSAIDAPTAQLLRDNGIPVLEGFRSGLSGLGHLVRWPRWLDQPADHEPRPRPLPDDPFELLAAFGVPVVETRTANSIETVTAAAEAIGYPVVLKTAGAQHKSDVGGVALDLTDTEQLAAAYAAMTRSLGPVVTVQPMVADGVEVSVGFVRDDAFGPLLVVAAGGTLVELLADRVVALPPVSHAGALALLGRLRIRPLLAGWRGAPAVDVASLAEVIVGFSQMAVECGEVVDAVEANPVIASEHGVVAVDALVQIRRAES, from the coding sequence ATGACCGGACAGCGCCGGGCGGCAGTCGCTGCGATGCTCGGCGCGCGGTCCATTGCGGTGGTGGGCGCGAGCGCGCGCCAGGGCAGCTTCGGCGCGCGGATGGTGGCAGAAGCCCAACGCGGTTCAGCGCGGGTGCATTTGGTGAATCCGCGCTACGACGCCATCGGTGAGCTACCCTGCGTCGCTTCGCTGGCCGAGCTCGACGAACCGGTCGATGTCGTGCTGTTGGGGGTGCCCGACTCGGCGCTGGTGGAGCAGTTGGAGATCGCCGCGGCCACCGGCGCGCGGTCGGCGGTGCTGTTCGGGTCCGCGCACGGGTTGCGCGAGAAGGTCGCGGCGATCGCCTCCGCTGCGGGCATGGCGCTGTGCGGCGCTGGCTGCATGGGATTCGTCAACAACGCCAACGGAGTACGGGCCCTGGGGTATCTCGAGCCAGATCCGCCGCCCGCCGGCGGAATCGCGATGGTGACCCACTCGGGGTCGGCGTTCTCGACGCTGCTGCGGACGCGGCGCGGGTTCGGCTTCCGGCTCGCGGTGTCGTCCGGGCAGGAACTCGTGACCGACACCGCCGACTACGTCGACTATGCGCTCGACGATCCGGAGACGAAACTTGTTGCGCTGCTGATGGAGACACCGCGATCTGTGGCGCGGCTGCGGCGGGCCTTGCTGCGCGCCGCGGAACAAGAGGTGCCGGTGGTGATGCTCACTGTGGGCGGATCACCGCGGGGCCGGGCGATGGTGGCCGCGCATTCGGGTGCGCTGGCGGGCGAACACGCGGCGTGGCAAGCGTTCTGCGCGGCCACCGGCGCGGTGCACGTCGGTGATATGGCGGAGTTCACCGACACCTTGGAACTGTTCTCGGCGGGACGGCGGGCGCACGGCGGCGGGATCGCGACCGTGCACGACTCCGGGGCCGAACGGGCGCTGGTGGCCGACCTGGCCGACGAGCTGGGGGTGCCGTTCGCGGATCTGGCCGACGACACTGTGGCGACACTCGGTGCGATGCTCGACGACGGCCTCGCCGCGACCAATCCGCTCGACGTCTGGGGTACCGGCGCGGACACCCGCAACCTGTTCGGCTCGTGTCTGCGCGCGATGGCCGCTGATCCGGGTGTCGGCGCCACCGCGCTGGCCGTCGACCTCGTCACCGAATATGACGGCGACACGTCCTACGCCGACGCGGTGCTCGACGTCGCGAAGGCCACCGATGAGCCACTGGCGGTGCTGGCGTCGGTGTCGTCGGCCATCGACGCACCGACCGCACAATTGTTGCGCGACAACGGTATTCCGGTGTTGGAAGGTTTCCGCAGCGGCCTGTCGGGGCTCGGACATCTGGTGCGCTGGCCGCGGTGGCTCGACCAGCCTGCGGACCACGAGCCGCGGCCGCGGCCCCTGCCCGACGACCCGTTCGAATTGCTCGCGGCGTTCGGGGTGCCGGTGGTCGAGACGCGCACCGCCAACTCGATCGAGACGGTGACGGCGGCGGCCGAGGCCATCGGCTATCCGGTGGTGTTGAAAACCGCTGGGGCGCAGCACAAGAGCGACGTCGGCGGCGTGGCTCTCGACCTGACCGATACTGAGCAACTGGCCGCTGCCTACGCGGCGATGACGCGATCCCTCGGACCCGTCGTGACGGTACAGCCCATGGTCGCCGACGGCGTCGAGGTGTCGGTGGGCTTCGTGCGCGACGACGCGTTCGGCCCGCTGCTCGTGGTGGCGGCGGGAGGCACGCTGGTCGAATTGCTCGCCGACCGGGTGGTGGCGCTGCCGCCGGTGTCGCACGCGGGCGCACTGGCGTTGCTGGGCCGGCTGCGCATCCGGCCGCTGCTCGCCGGCTGGCGCGGCGCCCCGGCCGTCGACGTAGCTTCGCTGGCCGAGGTGATCGTGGGGTTCTCGCAGATGGCCGTCGAGTGCGGCGAGGTCGTGGACGCCGTGGAGGCCAACCCGGTGATCGCCTCTGAACACGGTGTTGTCGCAGTCGATGCCCTGGTCCAGATCCGTCGGGCAGAATCCTAG
- a CDS encoding NAD(P)/FAD-dependent oxidoreductase — MSNNYDALVIGGGHNGLVSAAYLARSGARTLVLEGRSTLGGAATTESPWEDAPHLRVTRLSYVMSLMPPTIVRDLDLPRHGYKVHPMGPYYQAFPEGGSLTIYEDDPSRTYEQLARWSKKDAEAWPKWNAWLEGIADVMGPLLTQVPPNIGSHRPGDLLDLAKLAWSQRGITVRTTADVTRLLTMSIADLLDDWFTSPQIKGALAVNGVIGTWAGPYEPGTAYVMAHHSIGDVGDGQLGSWGYPEGGMGAVAAAIAKAARGFGAEIRTDARVARLLVRDGRVHGAVLDNGDEFHAPLVVTTLHPKTAFLDHIPRSELPEDFVADIEHWKTRSGVVKINLALAELPNFTADPSDGLAEHHTGSVEMAPTMEFIEAAFQDARAGRPALMPFSDGVIPTTLDKTLNPDGTHIMSLFTQWVPAEWSQAPHTEELDAYADRLIDLYDQVAPGFKSSITHRDIVGPYEMEQEYGLIGGNIFHGELSLEQLFHMRPAPGYADYRTPIAGLYNGSSGTHAGGGVCGIPGWQAARAALADKKRRWRR; from the coding sequence ATGTCGAACAACTACGACGCCCTCGTCATCGGCGGCGGCCACAACGGTTTGGTGTCTGCGGCGTACCTCGCCCGTTCGGGCGCGAGGACATTGGTGCTCGAGGGACGCAGCACGCTGGGCGGGGCCGCCACCACGGAATCCCCATGGGAGGACGCGCCGCACCTGCGGGTGACGCGGCTGTCCTACGTGATGAGCCTGATGCCGCCGACCATCGTGCGCGATCTCGACCTGCCCCGGCACGGCTACAAGGTGCACCCGATGGGTCCCTACTACCAGGCGTTCCCCGAGGGGGGTTCGCTGACGATCTACGAGGACGACCCCTCGCGCACTTACGAGCAACTGGCCAGGTGGTCGAAGAAGGACGCCGAGGCGTGGCCGAAGTGGAACGCCTGGCTCGAGGGCATCGCCGACGTGATGGGGCCCCTGCTGACCCAGGTGCCGCCCAACATCGGCTCACACCGCCCCGGGGATCTGCTCGACCTGGCCAAGCTGGCCTGGAGCCAGCGCGGCATCACCGTGCGCACCACCGCCGACGTCACCCGACTGCTCACCATGAGCATCGCCGACCTGCTCGACGACTGGTTCACGTCGCCTCAGATCAAGGGCGCACTTGCCGTCAACGGTGTGATCGGAACCTGGGCGGGGCCCTATGAGCCGGGCACCGCTTATGTGATGGCGCACCACTCGATCGGTGACGTCGGCGACGGCCAACTCGGCAGCTGGGGCTACCCGGAAGGCGGCATGGGTGCGGTCGCCGCGGCGATCGCCAAGGCTGCCCGCGGGTTCGGCGCCGAGATCCGCACCGACGCACGCGTCGCGCGGCTTCTGGTCCGCGACGGCCGGGTGCACGGTGCGGTACTCGACAACGGTGACGAGTTCCACGCGCCGCTGGTGGTCACCACGCTGCACCCGAAAACTGCTTTCCTGGACCATATTCCGCGCTCCGAGCTGCCCGAGGACTTCGTCGCCGACATCGAGCACTGGAAGACACGCAGTGGCGTCGTGAAGATCAACCTGGCGCTCGCTGAGTTGCCGAACTTCACCGCCGACCCCAGCGACGGGCTGGCCGAGCACCACACCGGGTCGGTGGAGATGGCGCCGACGATGGAGTTCATCGAGGCGGCGTTCCAGGACGCGCGCGCCGGCAGACCGGCGCTGATGCCGTTCAGCGACGGCGTCATCCCGACCACGCTGGACAAGACGCTGAATCCCGATGGCACACACATCATGTCGCTGTTCACCCAGTGGGTGCCCGCCGAGTGGAGCCAGGCGCCGCACACCGAGGAGTTGGACGCCTACGCCGACCGGCTCATCGATCTCTACGACCAGGTCGCACCGGGCTTCAAGTCGTCCATCACGCACCGCGACATCGTGGGACCGTACGAGATGGAACAGGAGTACGGGCTGATCGGCGGCAACATCTTCCACGGCGAGTTGTCGCTGGAGCAGCTGTTCCACATGCGGCCCGCCCCCGGTTACGCCGACTACCGGACACCGATTGCCGGTCTGTACAACGGAAGTTCGGGTACGCATGCCGGTGGCGGGGTGTGTGGCATCCCGGGCTGGCAGGCGGCGCGTGCGGCGCTGGCCGACAAGAAGCGGCGCTGGCGCCGATGA
- a CDS encoding TetR/AcrR family transcriptional regulator, with protein MADPAPATEQNEARRIEMLRAAAELICERGFGDTRIADVAKRAGVSSALVIYYFGTRDRLLVDALRYSEESFYEAAEQMLAEVPSLRERLSLLIQWTCVPEGSGEIPGAWGLWFDLWAQAFRHDEIKAGRAELDARWRTMIVDALDSSGLSAKDKRMFALEFSALLDGLSIQVALEDPEVDSDLAYDIAMRFAERELNLAPAKKRVNGKAKAVKRG; from the coding sequence ATGGCCGATCCAGCTCCTGCCACCGAGCAGAACGAGGCTCGCCGCATCGAAATGCTCCGTGCCGCAGCAGAGCTGATCTGTGAGCGTGGTTTCGGAGACACCCGCATCGCCGACGTCGCCAAGCGTGCAGGCGTTAGCTCGGCACTTGTCATCTACTACTTCGGCACTCGCGACCGTCTGCTCGTCGACGCGCTGCGGTATTCGGAGGAATCGTTTTACGAGGCGGCCGAGCAGATGCTGGCCGAGGTTCCGTCGCTGCGGGAGCGACTCTCGCTGCTGATCCAGTGGACCTGTGTGCCGGAAGGCTCCGGCGAGATCCCCGGCGCGTGGGGGTTGTGGTTCGACCTGTGGGCGCAGGCGTTTCGGCACGACGAGATCAAGGCGGGCCGGGCGGAACTCGACGCCCGCTGGCGCACGATGATCGTCGACGCGCTCGACTCCTCGGGTCTGAGCGCCAAGGACAAGCGGATGTTCGCGCTGGAATTCTCGGCGCTGCTCGACGGGCTGTCCATCCAGGTGGCTCTGGAGGACCCGGAGGTCGACTCCGACCTGGCCTACGACATCGCGATGCGGTTCGCCGAACGGGAACTGAACTTGGCGCCGGCCAAGAAGCGGGTGAACGGTAAGGCGAAAGCCGTCAAGAGGGGCTGA